The following coding sequences are from one Candidatus Borkfalkia ceftriaxoniphila window:
- a CDS encoding SOS response-associated peptidase encodes MCGRFQVNIDEPELLEILNDLQKEGREPPELGEMYPTELAPALAARNGSVAAGLFRWGYEKLDGKGVLINARAETVREKPLFRRDFFERRCAVPASGFFEWSPDKKKYYFRKQAGGLLYLGGFFKRSGGEEKFIILTKDATPPVSQFHHRIPVLVEKDALGDWLTDVSFASDYLYRDNPVPLIY; translated from the coding sequence ATGTGCGGCAGATTTCAAGTGAATATCGACGAACCCGAACTATTGGAGATCTTGAACGATCTGCAAAAAGAAGGCCGCGAGCCGCCCGAACTGGGCGAGATGTACCCAACGGAACTCGCGCCCGCGCTTGCTGCGAGAAACGGCTCCGTTGCAGCGGGACTGTTCCGCTGGGGGTACGAAAAGCTCGACGGCAAGGGCGTGCTCATCAACGCGCGCGCGGAAACGGTGCGGGAAAAGCCCCTATTTCGGCGCGACTTTTTCGAGCGGCGCTGCGCGGTCCCCGCCAGCGGGTTTTTCGAGTGGTCGCCCGACAAGAAGAAATATTATTTCCGGAAACAGGCGGGCGGGCTTTTGTACCTCGGCGGCTTTTTCAAACGCAGCGGCGGCGAAGAAAAATTTATCATTCTCACCAAAGACGCCACGCCGCCCGTATCGCAGTTCCATCACCGTATCCCCGTACTCGTGGAAAAGGACGCGCTCGGCGACTGGCTGACAGACGTATCCTTTGCCTCGGATTACTTATATCGGGATAACCCCGTGCCCCTGATCTATTGA